In the genome of Mytilus edulis chromosome 3, xbMytEdul2.2, whole genome shotgun sequence, one region contains:
- the LOC139517563 gene encoding latrophilin receptor-like protein A codes for MISHFDTHSIVYSAIMITCTLISTLCLISTLITYCLFPSLRTLPGKIIMSLAFSMLLYHSLYLVLIMAENVNNAVCQIIGILTHFFLLSSLGCFTACTVHMFKVFGQKRLTSTLKANQNKSLIWLYILSTYVSAAVIVSVNIIVIYIVTAKSTGYGRNGKCFISRLESFVATVLTPLIATFTINIILYTITVYRLFIRTTLHSTLSDTRNNKMEVGIFFKLFVNTGCSWILMLVNFFVNEIHIYTVIAGLNGLQGLYIFIAYICNRRIYRLFKSKLGITDRD; via the coding sequence ATGATCAGCCATTTTGATACACATAGTATTGTTTATTCCGCCATAATGATAACATGCACTTTAATATCTACACTATGCCTTATCTCAACATTAATAACATACTGTTTATTTCCCTCACTGAGGACTCTTCCTGGAAAAATCATCATGAGCTTGGCATTTTCCATGCTACTGTACCATTCACTGTATTTAGTATTGATAATGGCCGAGAACGTTAACAATGCGGTATGTCAGATAATTGGAATACTTACTCATTTCTTCTTACTATCATCACTTGGTTGCTTTACTGCGTGTACAGTTCATATGTTTAAAGTGTTTGGACAGAAGAGACTAACGTCAACACTAAAGGCGAATCAAAATAAATCATTGATATGGTTGTATATACTTTCTACTTACGTCTCTGCAGCTGTTATTGTTTCTGTCAACATTATAGTCATATACATTGTAACAGCCAAGTCCACTGGGTATGGACGTAATGGAAAATGTTTCATCTCACGGTTAGAAAGCTTTGTCGCAACAGTGTTGACACCATTAATTGCAACATTTACTATCAATATCATTTTATATACAATAACAGTGTATAGACTATTCATAAGAACTACTTTGCATTCAACCCTATCTGATACTAGAAACAATAAAATGGAAGTAGGTATTTTCTTTAAACTTTTCGTTAATACTGGATGTTCGTGGATATTAATGCTCGTTAATTTCTTCGTTaatgaaatacatatttataCTGTAATAGCAGGTCTCAATGGATTACAGGgactttatatttttatagctTATATCTGTAACAGACGTATTTATCGATTATTCAAAAGTAAACTGGGAATTACCGATCGAGACTAG